Proteins from a single region of Styela clava chromosome 1, kaStyClav1.hap1.2, whole genome shotgun sequence:
- the LOC120334882 gene encoding uncharacterized protein LOC120334882 yields MKIICAGLQKTGTKSIAEALRILGYNVHDVYEQFFYEKELWDKILNNKVTTEDYQQSLEDVDAVMDWPAVAVWEQIMEAFPDAKVILTIRSSEDEWYESVKNQYEVGNQYAPKSELLMKIYQLLVGSVFRRFEKQTSVFLIACLGVQRFYGTPIEAFLRSRYRQHNLYVKSTCPSNKLLIYNVKDGWEPLCNFLNQEIPDKPFPRKNIKANMTHKLLANKWEHDCGLMEDLHRRFKIFLGTLVFLIIAIISYVGMRYFEN; encoded by the exons ATGAAGATTATATGCGCTGGTCTTCAAAAAACTGGTACAAAGTCTATTGCTGAGGCGTTAAGAATACTTGGTTATAATGTGCATGATGTGTacgagcaatttttttacgAAAAGGAATTGTGGGACAAG ATTCTCAACAACAAAGTTACGACAGAAGATTATCAACAAAGTCTAGAAGATGTTGATGCAGTGATGGACTGGCCAGCAGTTGCAGTGTGGGAACAAATCATGGAGGCATTTCCTGATGCTAAA GTGATTTTGACGATTCGATCCAGCGAAGACGAATGGTATGAAAGCGTCAAAAACCAGTATGAAGTTGGAAACCAATACGCACC aaaaagtGAATTACTCATGAAAATCTATCAGTTGCTCGTGGGATCGGTGTTTCGCAGATTCGAAAAACAAACTTCCGTATTTCTCATTGCTTGTCTTGGAGTTCAACGTTTTTATGGAACACCAATTGAAGCTTTCTTGAG GTCCAGATATCGACAGCACAATTTATATGTTAAGTCAACATGCCCGAGCAACAAACTCTTAATCTATAACGTTAAAGATGGCTGGGAACCATTGTGCAACTTTCTAAATCAAGAAATCCCGGACAAACCTTTCCCGAGGAAAAACATTAAAGCTAACATGACTCACAAACTGTTGGCCAACAAATGGGAACACGATTGCGGCTTGATGGAGGATTTACACAGACGATTTAAAATCTTTTTGGGAACACTGGTTTTTCTAATAATAGCGATTATATCTTATGTTGGTAtgagatattttgaaaattaa
- the LOC120334967 gene encoding uncharacterized protein LOC120334967, with amino-acid sequence MKIICAGIPKTGTKTMAEALRILGYNVHDVFQQFFYQKELWSKILANKATIKDYQRVLADVDAVTDVPACGLWEQISEAFPDAKVILMVRSSEDEWYQSIKYHFKHMSNLNYNILLYPVFNLILGPLHREFLYYLSSFLPGSLGTIYTWGQEVEVLLRSRYRQHNMYVKATCPKEKLLVFNVKEGWKPLCEFLGVEKPNVPFPIENVKTKIVDDVAKGQFEHDCGYHRTVVRQVFTRVVFLVGILLALLFFLIF; translated from the exons ATGAAGATTATATGTGCCGGAATCCCCAAAACGGGAACAAAAACAATGGCCGAAGCGTTAAGGATTCTTGGATATAACGTTCATGAcgtttttcaacaatttttctaCCAAAAGGAGCTGTGGTCAAAG ATTCTTGCCAACAAAGCCACAATTAAAGATTATCAGAGAGTTCTCGCAGATGTCGATGCAGTAACTGATGTTCCTGCTTGCGGTTTGTGGGAACAAATATCAGAAGCTTTCCCAGATGCAAAG GTGATTCTCATGGTCCGGTCCTCTGAAGATGAATGGTACCAGAGTATAAAATACCACTTCAAGCATATGTCCAATTTAAA CTACAACATTCTTCTCTACCCTGTCTTCAATTTGATTCTGGGACCGTTACACAGAGAGTTCCTATACTATCTTTCCTCGTTTCTTCCGGGATCTCTAGGAACTATTTATACGTGGGGTCAAGAGGTCGAAGTACTACTCAG GTCACGATATCGACAACATAACATGTACGTTAAAGCAACTTGCCCAAAAGAAAAACTCCTCGTTTTCAATGTGAAAGAAGGGTGGAAGCCTTTATGTGAGTTCCTGGGAGTCGAAAAGCCAAACGTGCCTTTTCCTATTGAAAACGTTAAAACTAAAATCGTTGATGACGTAGCAAAAGGCCAATTTGAACACGACTGTGGGTATCACAGAACAGTCGTTCGCCAGGTTTTCACGAGAGTTGTTTTCCTTGTAGGAATCCTACTTGCACTTTTgttttttctcatattttaa
- the LOC120335113 gene encoding uncharacterized protein LOC120335113, with translation MKIICAGLQKTGTKTIAEALRILGYNVHDVFEQFYHEKELWDKILNNTVTVKDYQRILENVDAMTDFPAIGVWEQIYEAFPDAKVILMVRSSEDEWVKSVLKQREVANEYLIIQNDLFRHFRMHFITGPLAFAFHKIETAFTIASLGVPRMHGKPLPEAFLRSRYRQHNSYVKSICPKEKLLIYNVKDGWEPLCKFLDKDVPEKSFPVVNVRGEMTRQVICNRWKYDCGFQKIVLKQTYIRVGILLSICVAFIAYLIHIFTSLVQ, from the exons ATGAAGATAATATGTGCAGGACTACAGAAAACGGGTACAAAAACCATCGCAGAAGCTTTAAGAATACTTGGATATAATGTACATGACGTATTCGAACAGTTTTATCACGAGAAAGAACTCTGGGACAAG ATCCTAAATAACACTGTTACCGTAAAAGACTATCAACGAATCTTAGAAAATGTCGATGCAATGACTGACTTTCCTGCGATAGGAGTCTGGGAACAGATATATGAAGCTTTCCCAGATGCAAAA GTTATTTTGATGGTCAGATCGAGTGAAGATGAATGGGTGAAAAGTGTATTGAAACAGAGAGAAGTTGCAAATGAATACCTGATCAT ACAGAACGATTTGTTCCGGCACTTCCGAATGCATTTTATCACAGGACCACTAGCCTTTGCGTTTCATAAAATAGAAACTGCGTTTACGATAGCTTCTCTGGGAGTTCCAAGAATGCATGGAAAACCATTACCAGAAGCATTTTTGAG GTCACGGTATCGTCAGCACAATTCCTACGTTAAATCAATTTGCCCGAAAGAGAAACTGTTGATATACAACGTGAAAGACGGCTGGGAGCCACTGTGCAAATTTCTGGACAAAGATGTTCCAGAAAAATCATTCCCAGTTGTGAACGTACGCGGAGAAATGACACGTCAAGTTATTTGTAACCGGTGGAAATACGATTGTGGATTCCAAAAGATAGTGTTGAAACAAACTTATATCAGGGTTGGGATATTACTATCCATTTGTGTTGCGTTTATAGCATACCTCATACATATTTTTACCTCGCTAGTTCAATAA
- the LOC120335114 gene encoding uncharacterized protein LOC120335114, with protein sequence MKIICAGLQKTGTKSIAEALRILGYNVHDVFEQFHHEKELWNKILDNTVTVQDYQRILENVDAMTDFPAIAVWEQIYEAFPDAKIILMVRSSEDEWVRSVFKQREVANEYVVKNDFLRQLQFQFVTGPLSLQFYNIETAFTNASIGVSRMYGQTLPESFLRSRYRQHNSYVKSICPKEKLLIYNVKDGWKPLCTFLNKEIPDRSFPVVNVQAEMTRQVVKERWKYDCGFRSVMLKQTYIRVGSFLAVSFVFLAYFIYCIFL encoded by the exons ATGAAGATAATATGTGCAGGACTACAGAAAACCGGCACAAAATCTATCGCAGAAGCACTGAGAATACTTGGATATAATGTACATgatgtatttgaacagtttcatCACGAAAAAGAACTCTGGAATAAA ATCCTGGACAACACTGTTACCGTACAAGACTATCAACGAATCTTAGAAAATGTCGATGCAATGACTGACTTTCCTGCAATAGCAGTCTGGGAACAGATATATGAAGCTTTCCCCGATGCAAAG ATAATATTGATGGTCAGGTCTAGTGAAGACGAATGGGTTAGAAGTGTTTTCAAACAGAGAGAGGTTGCAAATGAATATGTTGT GAAGAACGATTTCCTTAGACAACTTCAGTTTCAATTTGTTACTGGGCCTCTATCATTGCAGTTTTATAACATCGAAACAGCATTTACAAATGCTTCTATTGGGGTATCGAGAATGTATGGACAAACATTACCGGAGTCATTTCTGAG GTCTCGGTATCGCCAACACAATAGTTACGTGAAGTCTATTTGTCCGAAGGAAAAGTTACTGATATACAACGTTAAGGATGGTTGGAAACCACTATGTACgtttttaaacaaagaaataccAGACAGGTCTTTCCCAGTTGTAAATGTACAAGCAGAAATGACGAGACAGGTGGTTAAGGAACGATGGAAATACGATTGTGGATTTCGATCCGTTATGTTGAAGCAAACCTACATAAGAGTAGGATCATTTTTAGCCGTGTCGTTTGTGTTTTTAGCATACTTTATATATTGTATCTTCCTGTAA